The following are from one region of the Novosphingobium humi genome:
- a CDS encoding O-antigen ligase family protein: protein MVTPLVVFAVAITMTFGGGGIGHPLPELFVQICVAVIAALWLWKIPESQFRAIPKAVWVVGFLLLVVPLVQLVPLPPQVWHSLPGRQIEVDSLALIGRADTWRPLSMDPALSFSSLLSMVSAAMVLVMVASIGRSGRTLVLGVVLVVALLSLVPAVVQLNGAPDSIFAIYPANGGKVRLRGFQNNPNSQADVLLVAMLCAAAFMRDLVQRHILPDQRWLVIGLVGVADLALALAVVLTGSRTGIMMLPLVVAGQIALIRPWLKLRWANLFISLAGVCAIAAGTYSFLPDTSPLMVALDRFSLDHDTRPQIWTNSLYAARQMLPAGAGMGTFVPVFNIYEPAEAVADTYVNRAHNDYLELLLEAGYAGVIAFGAIAILLVVGVVKGLMAADKRSRGQLFCVTLALCVIGLHSLVDYPLRSMSLAGIAALCAAILLNPKANPADYGK from the coding sequence GTGGTGACGCCGCTGGTGGTTTTCGCTGTGGCGATCACCATGACCTTTGGCGGAGGTGGCATTGGCCATCCTCTGCCAGAGCTGTTTGTGCAGATCTGTGTGGCGGTGATTGCGGCGCTGTGGCTATGGAAAATCCCGGAAAGCCAGTTTCGTGCGATCCCCAAGGCGGTTTGGGTGGTGGGTTTCCTTCTGCTGGTCGTCCCGCTGGTTCAACTTGTTCCCTTGCCGCCTCAGGTCTGGCACAGCCTGCCGGGGCGCCAGATCGAGGTGGACAGTCTGGCGCTGATCGGACGGGCCGACACGTGGCGGCCGCTTTCGATGGATCCTGCGCTGAGCTTTTCCAGCCTTTTGAGCATGGTGAGCGCCGCAATGGTGCTGGTCATGGTCGCGTCGATCGGGCGCTCGGGGCGGACACTGGTGCTGGGCGTGGTCCTGGTCGTGGCGCTTTTGTCGCTGGTTCCGGCGGTGGTGCAGCTCAATGGCGCGCCGGACAGTATATTTGCGATTTATCCGGCAAACGGCGGCAAGGTGCGGTTGCGGGGGTTCCAGAATAATCCGAACAGCCAGGCCGATGTCCTGCTGGTGGCCATGCTCTGCGCGGCGGCTTTCATGCGCGATCTGGTTCAGCGTCACATCCTGCCTGATCAGCGCTGGTTGGTGATCGGGCTGGTCGGGGTGGCTGATCTGGCGTTGGCGCTGGCGGTGGTTCTGACCGGTTCGCGCACCGGCATCATGATGCTTCCGCTGGTGGTGGCCGGACAGATTGCGCTGATCCGGCCCTGGCTGAAATTGCGCTGGGCGAACCTATTTATTTCGCTTGCCGGTGTCTGCGCGATTGCCGCGGGGACCTATTCATTTCTGCCCGATACTTCGCCCTTGATGGTGGCGCTGGACCGATTTTCGCTGGATCATGACACGCGTCCGCAAATCTGGACCAACTCGCTGTATGCGGCCCGTCAGATGTTGCCCGCCGGCGCCGGGATGGGAACATTTGTCCCTGTTTTCAATATTTACGAGCCTGCCGAAGCGGTTGCCGACACCTATGTCAATCGCGCGCACAACGACTATCTCGAACTGCTTCTTGAGGCGGGATATGCCGGTGTGATCGCCTTTGGTGCAATCGCGATCTTGCTGGTGGTGGGTGTCGTCAAAGGTTTGATGGCTGCGGACAAGAGGTCACGCGGACAGCTTTTTTGTGTCACTTTGGCACTTTGCGTTATAGGGTTGCATTCGCTGGTGGATTACCCGTTGCGTTCGATGTCTTTGGCGGGCATTGCTGCCCTATGCGCCGCCATTCTTCTTAATCCCAAGGCAAATCCTGCGGATTATGGCAAGTGA
- a CDS encoding polysaccharide biosynthesis/export family protein, translating into MPSGAAAYDVIPVKPVGIKEGAIQPGDRLYIRVLNEPDLTSEQYWVDGGGKVQMPLAGELDASGRTIGELREEITERLAARYIRDPQVAISIVEHNKSSVTVEGQVQKAGRFEASPGMTLLGALALAQSTTKDAKLDEVVVFREVNGERLVARFHLGYIRAGRAPDPQIVAGDVVVVGRSAVKGTWHDILQAAPLFNAFYVFRNL; encoded by the coding sequence ATGCCTTCGGGCGCTGCTGCCTATGATGTGATCCCGGTCAAGCCGGTGGGCATCAAGGAGGGCGCCATCCAGCCGGGCGACCGCCTCTATATTCGCGTGCTGAATGAGCCGGATCTGACCTCAGAGCAATACTGGGTCGATGGCGGTGGCAAGGTTCAGATGCCTTTGGCCGGTGAGCTTGATGCCAGCGGGCGCACGATCGGTGAATTGCGTGAAGAAATCACCGAACGGCTCGCTGCACGCTATATTCGCGACCCGCAGGTTGCGATCAGTATTGTCGAGCATAACAAGAGCAGCGTGACCGTCGAAGGTCAGGTGCAAAAGGCCGGGCGCTTCGAAGCCTCGCCGGGCATGACCCTGCTGGGCGCGCTGGCGCTGGCGCAGAGCACGACCAAGGACGCCAAGCTGGATGAAGTGGTGGTGTTCCGCGAAGTGAATGGGGAGCGTTTGGTTGCCCGTTTCCATCTCGGCTACATCCGCGCCGGCCGCGCGCCCGATCCCCAGATCGTGGCGGGCGACGTTGTGGTTGTGGGCCGTTCGGCGGTCAAGGGCACCTGGCATGACATCCTTCAGGCCGCGCCGCTGTTCAATGCTTTCTACGTTTTCCGTAACTTGTAA
- a CDS encoding glycosyltransferase family 2 protein, with the protein MPSASSTLDLTVLILTYNEARHIERSIASVKHFAREIVVVDSHSTDNTVELAQKAGARVLFNPFINYSKQFQWGLDNGGITSEWVMRLDADEIIEPDLGDELIRAVKDAPADVVGMNMDRKHIFMGRWVRHGGRYPLRLLRVWRRNNGRIEDRWMDEHIVIWGGRTINLKGGFADCNLNDLTFFTEKHNKYATREAIDKLSQKYRLFEKDEAFSEDSGPRQAVIKRFVKEQVYNRLPFWAGPFGYFLYRYFVQLGFLDGYQGLIYHFLQGCWYRFLVEAKTIELDEAIRDCHTNDERVQRLTALTKLSLGPTR; encoded by the coding sequence ATGCCTTCCGCTTCCTCCACGCTGGACCTGACGGTTCTGATCCTGACCTATAACGAAGCGCGCCATATCGAGCGCTCGATCGCCAGCGTGAAGCATTTCGCCCGCGAGATTGTGGTGGTCGACAGCCATTCCACCGACAACACGGTCGAGCTGGCCCAAAAGGCCGGCGCGCGGGTGCTGTTCAACCCGTTCATCAATTATTCCAAGCAGTTCCAGTGGGGCCTCGACAATGGCGGCATCACATCGGAATGGGTCATGCGGCTGGATGCCGATGAGATCATCGAGCCGGATCTGGGCGATGAACTGATCCGGGCGGTCAAGGATGCGCCTGCCGATGTGGTGGGCATGAACATGGACCGCAAACATATCTTCATGGGTCGCTGGGTGCGCCATGGCGGACGCTATCCGCTGCGCCTCCTGCGCGTGTGGCGGCGCAACAACGGGCGCATCGAAGACCGCTGGATGGACGAGCATATCGTCATCTGGGGCGGGCGCACGATCAACCTCAAGGGTGGGTTTGCCGACTGCAATCTCAATGACCTGACCTTCTTCACCGAGAAGCATAACAAGTATGCCACGCGCGAAGCGATCGACAAGCTGAGCCAGAAATATCGGTTGTTCGAAAAGGACGAGGCATTTTCCGAGGATTCCGGCCCCCGGCAGGCCGTCATCAAGCGCTTTGTCAAGGAGCAAGTTTACAATCGGTTACCATTCTGGGCTGGACCCTTCGGTTATTTCCTCTATCGTTATTTCGTTCAACTTGGCTTTCTCGACGGCTATCAGGGGTTGATCTACCATTTCCTTCAGGGTTGCTGGTATCGCTTTCTGGTTGAAGCCAAGACCATAGAACTCGATGAAGCCATCCGCGATTGTCACACCAATGATGAACGCGTCCAACGGCTTACCGCTTTGACAAAACTATCGCTTGGACCGACACGATGA
- a CDS encoding SGNH/GDSL hydrolase family protein → MKAHPAGFRILLLGDSVANGGTQVNDNETYPALFGALLAQKKHNAEVVNVSAGGWSVLNEAAWLKLHGTLGARLVVLEVNDRDLDQSFVGPEILDQHPPFPSHRPLSDLGEILFRYALPRTGLVPSAADPGSTGGDFQESHAKVTLNAIGEIKNFAHNHGARLALLYWDARLPVSAPQQKARDALLAWASTQEVTVIRPQLNKSALADKYFRDQIHPSVEGNRIVAKMLENSLSKEI, encoded by the coding sequence TTGAAGGCTCACCCCGCAGGTTTCCGGATTCTTTTGCTCGGCGATTCCGTCGCAAATGGCGGCACCCAGGTGAATGATAACGAAACCTATCCCGCTTTGTTTGGCGCATTGCTGGCTCAGAAGAAGCACAATGCTGAAGTGGTCAATGTCTCGGCGGGCGGATGGTCAGTGTTGAATGAGGCAGCTTGGCTGAAATTGCATGGCACCTTGGGCGCGCGACTGGTGGTTTTGGAAGTGAATGACCGGGATCTCGACCAGAGTTTTGTCGGCCCGGAAATCCTCGATCAGCATCCGCCCTTCCCCAGCCATCGCCCCTTGTCGGACTTGGGTGAAATTCTCTTCCGCTACGCCCTACCCCGTACCGGTCTGGTTCCCTCGGCCGCCGATCCGGGCTCTACCGGTGGCGATTTTCAGGAAAGTCATGCAAAGGTGACGCTTAATGCAATCGGCGAGATCAAGAATTTCGCCCACAATCATGGCGCCCGCCTTGCTTTGCTCTACTGGGATGCTCGGCTACCTGTTTCCGCGCCGCAGCAGAAGGCGCGCGACGCATTACTTGCCTGGGCCTCTACTCAGGAGGTCACGGTCATTCGCCCGCAACTCAACAAGAGCGCCCTTGCGGATAAATATTTTCGCGACCAGATCCATCCTTCAGTCGAAGGCAATCGGATAGTGGCGAAAATGCTGGAAAACAGCCTGTCCAAAGAAATATGA
- a CDS encoding glycosyltransferase, whose product MTRILHIITTCDLRGGGPIEAARNMGTIWAGQGHSHDLLTLDPEDADLELPGYPGRIFKVGAPVGKSLAARYRYSPAMVPWLKANAHNYDAVIVSGLWRYQTMGAANALIDLGIPYFVFTHGMLDPWFRKRYPLKHAVKQVSWLLAEGRLLRNAANVMFTCEEEGILAQDAFWPYSVNAACVGYGTRDVAGDPEAQKAAFRAAVPNLADKRFLLFLSRIHEKKGCDLLLDGFARVAGREPDLDLVIAGPDQTGLVATLKAQAEKLGIGHRVHFPGMLKGDIKYGAFRAAEAFVLTSHQENFGIVVAEALACNTPVLISDKVNIWREVESDGAGLVGPDTAEGAYKVLSGYLDLSQDERLAMREKARACFINRFRIEEVATRLMTLIESHLNKDAGAPSHSFG is encoded by the coding sequence ATGACCCGCATTTTGCATATTATCACCACTTGCGATCTGCGTGGCGGCGGTCCGATCGAGGCTGCGCGCAATATGGGCACGATCTGGGCCGGGCAGGGCCACAGCCATGATCTGCTCACGCTTGACCCTGAGGACGCGGATCTGGAATTGCCGGGCTATCCGGGGCGGATTTTCAAGGTGGGCGCTCCTGTCGGGAAATCGCTGGCGGCCCGTTATCGCTATTCGCCCGCGATGGTGCCGTGGCTGAAGGCCAATGCGCATAATTATGACGCGGTGATCGTTTCGGGCCTGTGGCGCTATCAGACGATGGGCGCCGCCAATGCGCTCATCGATCTGGGCATTCCCTATTTCGTGTTCACCCATGGGATGCTCGACCCGTGGTTTCGCAAGCGCTACCCGCTCAAGCACGCGGTCAAGCAGGTCTCCTGGCTGCTGGCCGAGGGCCGCCTGCTGCGCAACGCCGCCAATGTCATGTTCACCTGCGAGGAAGAGGGCATTCTGGCGCAGGACGCCTTCTGGCCCTATTCGGTGAATGCGGCCTGCGTCGGTTATGGCACCCGCGATGTGGCAGGCGATCCCGAGGCGCAGAAGGCGGCTTTCCGCGCCGCCGTGCCCAACCTTGCCGACAAGCGCTTTTTGCTCTTCCTGAGCCGCATTCATGAGAAGAAGGGCTGCGACCTGCTGCTCGACGGGTTTGCCCGGGTGGCCGGGCGTGAGCCGGATCTCGATCTGGTCATTGCCGGCCCCGATCAGACCGGGCTGGTGGCGACACTGAAGGCGCAGGCGGAAAAGCTGGGAATCGGCCACCGCGTCCATTTCCCCGGCATGCTCAAAGGCGACATCAAATATGGCGCCTTCCGCGCCGCAGAAGCCTTTGTGCTGACCTCGCATCAGGAAAATTTCGGCATTGTGGTGGCCGAGGCGCTGGCCTGCAACACGCCGGTTCTGATCAGCGACAAGGTCAATATCTGGCGCGAGGTGGAAAGCGACGGCGCCGGATTGGTCGGGCCTGACACCGCAGAGGGCGCCTACAAGGTGCTCTCCGGCTACCTCGACCTGTCGCAGGATGAGCGGCTGGCCATGCGGGAAAAGGCGCGCGCATGTTTCATCAACCGCTTCCGCATCGAGGAAGTGGCAACGCGCCTCATGACGCTGATCGAATCGCATTTGAATAAAGATGCAGGCGCGCCGAGCCACTCTTTCGGCTGA
- a CDS encoding putative colanic acid biosynthesis acetyltransferase yields the protein MSDSPLDAGSAGSWEGGGTFSLHNRIYRLVFQLCWALLASWTPPFMHPWRCWLLRCFGAQVAPTAFIYGSVRVWYPPNLRVDDYGTLAPGVTVYTMAPIHIGAYAIVSQGAHLCAGTHDIESPHFQLFSRPISIQPRAWVAAEAFVGPGVTVGEGAVLGARGVAMRNLDAWGVYTGNPATKLRERKLRFAPSPSRQEA from the coding sequence ATGTCAGATTCACCTCTGGACGCTGGTTCGGCCGGTTCGTGGGAAGGCGGCGGAACCTTTTCGCTGCACAATCGGATCTATCGATTGGTCTTTCAATTATGTTGGGCCTTGCTGGCATCGTGGACGCCGCCTTTCATGCATCCATGGCGTTGCTGGCTTTTACGCTGCTTTGGCGCGCAGGTGGCTCCTACGGCCTTTATTTATGGCAGCGTTCGGGTCTGGTATCCCCCCAATCTGCGGGTAGATGATTACGGCACTCTGGCGCCGGGGGTCACCGTCTATACGATGGCGCCGATCCATATCGGTGCCTATGCCATCGTTTCTCAGGGCGCGCATCTCTGCGCTGGCACGCATGACATTGAATCGCCCCATTTCCAGCTCTTTTCACGCCCCATTTCGATCCAGCCGCGCGCATGGGTTGCGGCCGAAGCCTTTGTTGGCCCCGGCGTGACTGTTGGCGAAGGCGCCGTGCTGGGCGCGCGCGGCGTGGCCATGCGCAATCTCGACGCATGGGGCGTCTATACCGGCAATCCGGCCACCAAGCTGCGTGAACGCAAGTTGCGCTTTGCTCCGTCCCCTTCACGGCAAGAGGCCTGA
- a CDS encoding glycosyltransferase family 2 protein, giving the protein MSDNSPRIAVLATCFNRRDTTLAGLQALRLAAQGIDYTVYLVDDGSTDGTGAAVAAQFPEARVFTGDGSLYWNGGMRKAWREAMVDAPDYYMWWNDDLLLEPGSIDRLLTFQREMEARHGPRVITLGKVVDPETGSVTYGGYVRVPGASRLRFRRVADDGSVCVTMNGNCVLIPARAVQDVGIHSEHYSHASGDVDYGLRASRAGYAIFQSPHIVGSTPYNFAYAAKQNQLTLTNWRFVFTHPKGIPWKEWLHFCRLHGGWMWPVNFVGRYLKIIKFGA; this is encoded by the coding sequence ATGTCGGATAACTCACCGCGTATTGCGGTCCTGGCTACCTGTTTCAATCGGCGGGACACCACGCTGGCTGGCTTGCAGGCTTTGCGGCTGGCCGCACAGGGTATTGATTATACAGTCTATCTGGTTGACGATGGCTCGACCGATGGGACGGGCGCGGCGGTTGCCGCGCAATTCCCGGAGGCCCGCGTTTTTACCGGGGATGGTTCGCTGTACTGGAACGGCGGGATGCGCAAGGCATGGCGGGAAGCCATGGTTGATGCGCCCGATTATTACATGTGGTGGAACGACGACCTGCTGCTTGAACCGGGCAGTATTGATCGTCTGTTAACGTTCCAGCGCGAGATGGAAGCCCGCCATGGGCCGCGTGTCATCACGCTGGGCAAGGTTGTCGATCCCGAAACCGGATCGGTTACTTATGGTGGTTATGTCCGGGTTCCGGGCGCGTCGCGCCTGCGGTTTCGCCGGGTTGCCGACGATGGCAGCGTCTGCGTTACGATGAACGGCAATTGCGTGCTGATCCCGGCGCGGGCGGTGCAGGACGTGGGCATTCATTCCGAGCATTATTCCCATGCCAGCGGCGATGTCGATTACGGCCTGCGCGCCAGTCGCGCGGGCTATGCGATTTTCCAGAGCCCGCATATCGTGGGCAGCACCCCTTATAATTTCGCCTATGCGGCCAAGCAGAACCAGTTGACGCTAACGAACTGGCGATTTGTCTTTACCCATCCCAAGGGGATTCCGTGGAAGGAATGGCTGCATTTCTGTCGTCTGCATGGCGGTTGGATGTGGCCGGTGAACTTTGTAGGGCGCTATCTCAAAATCATCAAATTCGGCGCCTAA
- a CDS encoding GumC family protein, translated as MVNAGHHDESALLADQHFQPQIEDDLLPGEGQGGLNARYVFAAIRANLRLIILIFLGVFAITVIVTLLTTPRYKASADIQVNNSGGRFLKDQDEDTDNQASGSALDTERFLQTQVDVFKSRGMAERVSHTLNLTRSEAFFASQSRKGALAKMTPQAAQIAVVNMLMRNLTVDLPHSSRLMKVSFESNSPDMSALIVNTYVKEFIQFNLQRKFQSSSYAREFLANQLVEVKQKLEDSERALNAYTREAGLIRMNASQLGSTSSQDAVQQGGSITASSLNQLNAAYSEAQSKRIAAEARWNAISQGPLMSATEVVSNQGIQQLLTQRAGIAAALQQDRARHLEDYPSIRAGEAQLASVTSQIQTSANAIRNAVKSEYTAAVKAESELHAKVEQLKTETLNEQDRTVRYGLLAREVDTNRQVYDGLLQRYKELNASAGISTSNISVVDEAQVPLRPSSPDMVKNILIGLTLSIIAAALTLAIKDQFDDSIRIPEDIEPKINLPLLGVVPISNSGQPISDLEDRKSQVAEAYNSIRGSLLYIRRSGMPKVMSVTSAQPGEGKSTTSLSLAISLARTGKKVILIDADLRRPSLHRWLDNDNDKGLSSALVGLESLSQVMLPTATPNLNVVTSGPIPPSPTELFSGTRIQELLEEAKNSFDAVIIDSPPVLGLADAPLIAAQVDGVIFVVEADRSRRGSLKGALRRLRAVRPVILGAVLTKFDPLKSNNRYSSYYGYEYYQYQYGYTPNA; from the coding sequence GTGGTTAACGCAGGTCATCACGACGAATCGGCTCTTCTTGCCGACCAGCATTTTCAGCCGCAGATTGAGGACGATTTGCTGCCAGGCGAAGGACAAGGGGGGCTCAACGCCCGCTATGTCTTTGCCGCCATCCGCGCCAACTTGCGCCTGATCATCCTGATCTTTCTGGGTGTTTTTGCGATCACGGTCATTGTAACGCTGCTGACCACGCCGCGTTACAAGGCCAGCGCGGATATTCAGGTCAACAATTCGGGCGGCCGCTTCCTCAAGGATCAGGATGAGGACACCGACAATCAGGCGTCGGGCAGCGCGCTCGATACCGAGCGTTTCCTGCAGACGCAGGTCGATGTCTTCAAAAGCCGGGGTATGGCCGAGCGCGTTTCGCACACGCTTAACCTGACGCGCAGCGAGGCTTTCTTTGCCTCGCAGAGCCGTAAAGGCGCGCTGGCGAAGATGACGCCGCAGGCGGCCCAGATCGCAGTGGTCAACATGCTGATGCGCAATCTGACGGTCGATCTGCCGCACAGCTCGCGCCTGATGAAAGTGTCCTTCGAGAGCAACAGCCCGGACATGTCGGCGCTCATCGTGAACACTTACGTTAAGGAATTCATCCAATTCAACCTGCAGCGCAAGTTCCAGAGCTCGAGCTATGCGCGTGAATTCCTCGCCAATCAGCTGGTGGAGGTCAAGCAGAAGCTGGAGGATTCCGAAAGGGCGCTCAACGCCTATACCCGCGAGGCAGGCCTTATTCGTATGAACGCCTCGCAGCTTGGTTCGACCAGTTCGCAGGATGCCGTGCAGCAGGGCGGGTCGATCACCGCGTCGAGCCTGAACCAGTTGAACGCCGCCTACAGCGAGGCCCAGTCCAAGCGCATCGCTGCCGAGGCCCGATGGAACGCGATCAGCCAGGGCCCGCTGATGAGCGCGACCGAAGTCGTTTCGAACCAGGGCATCCAGCAATTGCTGACCCAGCGCGCAGGCATTGCGGCAGCGCTGCAGCAGGATCGCGCACGCCATCTGGAAGATTATCCCAGCATCCGCGCCGGTGAGGCCCAACTGGCCTCGGTGACCAGCCAGATCCAAACCTCGGCCAATGCGATCCGCAATGCGGTGAAGTCCGAATATACTGCGGCGGTCAAGGCCGAGTCCGAACTGCATGCCAAGGTCGAGCAGCTCAAAACCGAAACGCTCAACGAGCAGGACCGCACGGTGCGCTATGGCCTGCTGGCGCGTGAAGTCGATACCAACCGTCAGGTCTATGACGGTCTGCTCCAGCGCTACAAGGAATTGAACGCGTCGGCGGGTATCAGCACCAGCAACATCTCGGTCGTTGACGAGGCGCAGGTTCCGCTGCGTCCTTCCTCGCCCGACATGGTCAAGAACATCCTGATCGGGCTGACGCTCTCGATCATCGCGGCCGCGCTGACGCTGGCGATCAAGGATCAGTTCGATGACTCGATCCGCATCCCTGAGGATATCGAGCCGAAGATCAACCTGCCGCTGCTGGGGGTGGTGCCGATCTCGAACTCGGGCCAGCCGATCAGCGATCTGGAGGATCGCAAGTCGCAGGTGGCCGAAGCCTACAACTCGATCCGCGGCTCGCTGCTCTATATCCGCCGTTCCGGCATGCCCAAGGTCATGTCCGTGACCAGCGCGCAGCCGGGCGAAGGCAAGAGCACGACCTCGCTGTCGCTGGCGATTTCGTTGGCCCGTACCGGCAAGAAGGTCATCCTGATCGACGCCGACTTGCGTCGTCCCTCGCTGCACCGCTGGCTGGACAATGACAATGACAAGGGTCTGTCCAGCGCGCTGGTGGGTTTGGAAAGCCTGTCGCAGGTGATGCTGCCCACCGCCACGCCCAATCTGAACGTCGTCACCTCGGGGCCGATTCCGCCCAGCCCGACCGAACTGTTTTCCGGCACCCGCATTCAGGAATTGCTGGAAGAGGCAAAGAACAGCTTCGACGCGGTGATCATCGACTCTCCGCCTGTGCTGGGTCTGGCCGACGCGCCGCTGATCGCCGCGCAGGTCGATGGCGTGATCTTTGTGGTCGAGGCCGACCGCAGCCGTCGCGGTTCGCTCAAGGGCGCCCTGCGCCGCCTGCGTGCGGTGCGCCCGGTGATCCTGGGCGCGGTGCTGACCAAGTTCGACCCGCTCAAGTCGAACAACCGCTACTCGTCCTATTACGGGTATGAGTATTATCAGTATCAATATGGCTATACGCCCAACGCATGA
- a CDS encoding exopolysaccharide biosynthesis polyprenyl glycosylphosphotransferase, translating to MNAPVARVSGSLRKRAKARAKALRMPLMPSLQQRRLQCYLAFILGDVLAIVAGFALAGYLRTETFSGATLMLSQLVLPVYLTIALYNDSYSIESLRSTSHSVIRSLLALGLSVAVITFITFYARSTDHYSRPLFTIGVVLSALFVLVNRVAMRRFVRWRCGVSVINQLVIDDGGPDITLHGAFHVSAQSFALAPVLDDPHALDRIGMIIRNADRVVISSVPERRANWSIILKGANVAGEVVDDTVLELSAQGARIANGHGLLLVSVGPMGLRDRLQKRMLDAIVAGSALLLLSPILLLVALAVKLEDGGPVFFVQRRVGRGNRFFPIFKFRSMSVNKIGRNGTQSAAKDDKRITRVGKIIRSTSIDELPQLINVLRGDMSLVGPRPHATGSMAGGKLFWEVDPRYWERHALKPGLTGLAQIRGYRGATDREEDLTDRLYADLEYLHGWSLWRDIWIMLMTVRVVVHSRAF from the coding sequence ATGAACGCGCCAGTAGCACGTGTGTCCGGTTCGTTGCGTAAACGGGCCAAGGCAAGAGCCAAAGCATTGCGCATGCCGCTGATGCCTTCGTTGCAGCAGCGTCGTCTCCAATGCTATCTCGCGTTTATTCTGGGCGATGTTCTGGCGATTGTGGCTGGATTTGCGCTCGCCGGCTATTTGCGCACCGAGACTTTTTCCGGCGCAACGCTGATGCTCTCGCAGCTTGTCCTGCCGGTCTATCTGACCATTGCGCTGTATAACGACTCCTATTCGATCGAATCCCTTCGCAGCACCAGTCACAGCGTCATACGTTCCTTGCTGGCGCTGGGCCTGTCCGTGGCGGTGATCACGTTCATTACCTTTTACGCGCGTTCGACCGATCATTACTCGCGCCCCCTGTTCACTATTGGCGTGGTGCTCTCGGCGCTGTTCGTGCTGGTCAATCGCGTGGCCATGCGCCGCTTTGTGCGATGGCGCTGCGGCGTATCGGTCATCAACCAGTTGGTGATCGACGACGGAGGCCCCGATATCACGCTGCATGGCGCTTTCCACGTTTCGGCGCAGAGCTTTGCTCTGGCCCCGGTGCTGGATGATCCCCATGCGCTGGACCGGATCGGGATGATCATCCGCAATGCCGATCGCGTGGTCATCAGTTCGGTGCCCGAACGGCGCGCGAATTGGTCGATCATCCTCAAGGGCGCGAATGTCGCGGGCGAGGTGGTGGATGACACCGTGCTCGAACTTTCCGCGCAAGGGGCGCGGATTGCGAACGGGCATGGGCTTTTGCTGGTGTCGGTCGGGCCGATGGGGCTGCGCGACCGGTTGCAAAAAAGGATGCTCGACGCGATTGTCGCCGGGTCGGCCCTGTTGCTGCTCTCGCCGATCCTGTTGTTGGTCGCGCTGGCGGTCAAGCTGGAAGATGGTGGGCCGGTGTTCTTTGTCCAGCGGCGCGTGGGCCGCGGCAACCGTTTCTTCCCGATCTTCAAGTTCCGCAGCATGAGCGTGAACAAGATCGGCCGGAACGGCACGCAGTCGGCGGCCAAGGACGACAAGCGGATCACCCGCGTGGGCAAGATCATCCGTTCCACAAGTATTGATGAGCTGCCGCAGCTTATCAATGTCTTGCGCGGCGATATGAGCCTTGTCGGCCCGCGCCCGCATGCGACCGGTTCAATGGCCGGCGGCAAGTTGTTCTGGGAAGTGGATCCGCGTTATTGGGAGCGTCATGCGCTCAAGCCCGGTCTGACGGGCTTGGCGCAGATCCGCGGCTATCGCGGCGCGACCGACCGCGAGGAGGATTTGACCGACCGGCTTTATGCGGATCTGGAGTATCTGCATGGCTGGTCGCTGTGGCGCGATATCTGGATCATGCTGATGACGGTGCGGGTCGTGGTACATTCGCGGGCTTTCTGA